A genomic stretch from Silurus meridionalis isolate SWU-2019-XX chromosome 1, ASM1480568v1, whole genome shotgun sequence includes:
- the dock7 gene encoding dedicator of cytokinesis protein 7 isoform X18, translating to MAERRAFAQKISRTVAAEVRKQIAGQYGGSPQLLKNLHLGGNAASNSVPLTDAVEPVDFEEYLITHPPIIESGPLRDLIEFPPDDIEVTYTPRECRTLGQAVPDEGDNDAHVRDCIRSYTEDWAIVNRKYHKLGTGFNPNTLDKQKERQRGLPKQVFESDELPDPSSYQDDQDDLKRRSMSIDDTPRGSWACSIFDLKNSQPDSLLPHLLDRVPNEEIDRHNEEQRKAKRHRELFALHPALDEEEPIERHCVPDVPKEHFGQRLLVKCLSLKFEIEIEPIFASLALYDVKEKKKISENFFFDLNSEQTKSMLRPHIQTAAISTLARSAVFSITYPSQDVFLVIKLEKVLQQGDIGECAEPYMVFKESDAAKNKEKLEKLRTQSEQFCQRLGRYRMPFAWTAIHLMNIVNSAGSLERDTELEMGLPERKGSWSERRNSSIVGRRSLERTTSGDEYCNLTSFRPATLTVTNFFKQEGDRLSDEDLYKFLADMRRPSSVLRRLRPITAQLKIDISPAPENPHYCLTPELLQVKPYPDTRVRPTREILEFPAKDIYVPNTTYRNLLYVNPQSLNFANRQGSARNITVKVQFMNGEDPSNAMPVIFGKSSCGEFSKDAYTAVVYHNRSPDFHDEIKIKLPASLNDHHHILFTFYHVSCQQKQNTPLETPVGYTWIPMLQNGRLRTGHFCLPVSLEKPPQSYSVLSPDVPLPGMKWVDNHRGVFNVEVISMSTLHTQDQYLDKFFALVHALDEHMFPVRIGDMRIMENSLEAELKGSITALSSSQLEPVVRFLHLLLDKLVVLVVRPPVIAGQIVNLGQVSFEAMASIVNRLHKYLDTSQDMHGRNSLLSSYIYYVFRLPNMDPNSPSPGPGGLGGSVHYATMARSAIRPASLNLNRSRSLSNSNPDISGTPTSPDDEVRSIIGTKAMERSGNRMSSHTESASFLQTLTGRLPTKKLFHEELALQWVVSSGSVREGALQQAWFFFELMVKSIIHHLYFTDRLESPRKNRFPERFMDDITALVSTIAGDIVSRFQKDLELVERLNTSLAFFLNDLLSVMDRGFVFSLIKTYWKQVSTKLYALQNPTLESLRLDFLRIVCSHEHYVTLNLPCSLLTPPASPSPSVSSATSQSSGFSTHVQDQKIANMFELSVPFREQHYLAGLVLTELAIILDPEAEGMFGLHKKVISVVHNLLSSHDSDPRYADPEVKARVAMLYLPFIGIVMETLPQLYDFTESHNQWGRLGLDEQETESNSMISQSVAMAIAGTSVPQTSRPSSFLLNPQATRQHGTFSPESSRSLLICLLWVLKNADELVLQKWFTDLSVSQLNRLLDMLYLCVSCFEYKGKKAFERMNSLTFKKSKDMKAKLEEAILGSIGARQEMVRRSRGQLERSPSGSAFGSQENLRWRKDMTHWRQNSEKMDKTRAELEHEALIDGNLATEANLIILDTLEIIVQTVSVTESKESILGGVLKVLLHSMACNQSALYLQHCFATQRALVSKFPELLFEEETEQCADLCLRLLRNCSSSIGTIRSHASASLYLLMRQNFEIGNNFARVKMQVTMSLSSLVGTSQNFNEEFLRRSLKTILTYAEEDLELRETTFPDQVQDLVFNLHMILSDTVKMKEHQEDPEMLIDLMYRIAKGYQTSPDLRLTWLQNMAGKHSERNNHAEAAQCLVHSAALVAEYLSMLEDRKYLPVGCVTFQNISSNVLEESAVSDDVVSPDEEGICSGKYFTEAGLVGLLEQAAASFSMAGMYEAVNEVYKVLIPIHEANRDAKKLATIHGKLQEAFGKIVHQDGKRMFGTYFRVGFYGSKFGDLDEQEFVYKEPAITKLAEISHRLEGFYGERFGEDQVEVIKDSNPVDKCKLDPNKAFVQITYVEPYFDTYEMKDRITYFDKNYNLRRFVYCTPFTLDGRAHGDLHEQYKRKTILTTSNAFPYIKTRINIIHKEEIISMPIEVAIEDMQKKTQELAFATHQDPADAKMLQMVLQGSVGTTVNQGPLEVAQVFLSEIPSDPKLYRHHNKLRLCFKDFTKRCEDALRKNKSLIGPDQKEYQRELERNYHRLKEALQPLINRKIPQLYKPVLQVNSHRDSFSRMSLRKLDL from the exons GTATCATAAGCTGGGCACCGGCTTTAACCCCAACACGCTGGACAAGCAGAAGGAGAGGCAGAGAGGTTTACCCAAGCAAGTGTTTGAGTCAGATGAGCTTCCTGACCCCAGCAGCTATCAGGACGATCAG gaTGACCTAAAGCGCAGGTCCATGTCCATAGATGACACTCCTCGCGGTAGCTGGGCTTGCAGTATATTCGATCTGAAGAACTCCCAGCCTGACTCTTTACTCCCACACTTGCTGGACAGAGTGCCAAACGAGGAGATCGACCGGCACAACGAGGAGCAACGCAAAGCCAAACGACACCGAGAGCTCTTTGCCCTGCACCCGGCACTCGACGAG gagGAGCCGATCGAGCGTCACTGTGTTCCTGATGTTCCCAAAGAGCACTTTGGCCAGAGACTTCTTGTGAAATGCTTGTCCCTAAA GTTTGAGATCGAGATCGAGCCAATATTTGCAAGTTTGGCTTTATATGATgtcaaggaaaagaaaaag ATATCAGAAAACTTTTTCTTTGACCTGAACTCAGAGCAGACCAAATCCATGCTGCGTCCACATATCCAGACAGCTGCTATCTCCACCTTGGCCCGCTCCGCCGTCTTCTCCATCACCTACCCCTCTCAAGACGTCTTCCTGGTTATAAAG cttgaAAAAGTTCTTCAGCAGGGGGACATCGGAGAATGTGCCGAGCCTTACATGGTCTTTAAGGAGTCAGATGCTGCAAAA aataaagaaaaactgGAGAAGCTGCGTACTCAGTCGGAGCAGTTCTGCCAGAGGCTCGGTCGCTACAGGATGCCCTTCGCTTGGACCGCCATCCATCTAATGAATATAGTCAACAGTGCAGGCAGTCTGGAGAGGGACACTGAGCTGGAAATGGGTCTCCCAG AGCGTAAGGGTTCCTGGTCTGAGCGGAGGAACTCCAGCATTGTGGGTCGGCGCTCTTTAGAGAGGACCACCAGCGGGGACGAGTACTGCAATCTGACCAGTTTCAGACCTGCTACACTGACTGTCACCAACTTCTTCAAACAG gaaggaGATCGGTTAAGTGATGAGGATCTGTACAAGTTCTTGGCCGACATGAGGCGGCCCTCTTCAGTGTTACGCAGACTCAGACCTATTACAG ctcaGCTAAAGATTGACATCTCTCCTGCTCCCGAGAACCCCCACTACTGTCTGACTCCAGAGCTACTTCAGGTCAAGCCTTATCCAGACACCAGAGTACGGCCCACCCGGGAGATTTTGGAGTTCCCAGCCAAGGACATCTATGTGCCCAACACCACGTACAG GAACCTGCTGTATGTCAACCCACAGAGTCTGAATTTTGCCAACCGCCAGGGCTCTGCTCGCAACATCACAGTGAAGGTGCAGTTTATGAACGGGGAGGACCCCAGCAATGCCATGCCT GTGATCTTTGGTAAATCCAGCTGTGGAGAGTTTTCCAAAGATGCATACACTGCGGTGGTCTATCACAACCG CTCTCCAGATTTTCATGATGAGATCAAAATTAAGCTGCCTGCCTCCCTGAACGACCACCATCACATCCTGTTCACCTTCTACCATGTCAGCTGCCAACAGAAGCAAAATACCCCTCTGGAGACACCAGTTGGATACACg TGGATCCCTATGCTTCAGAATGGACGTCTTAGAACAGGCCACTTCTGCCTGCCTGTGTCTCTGGAAAAACCACCTCAATCTTATTCTGTTTTGTCTCCTGAT GTTCCTTTACCTGGAATGAAATGGGTTGATAATCACAGAGGAGTGTTTAATGTTGAGGTCATATCCATGTCCACTCTCCACACACAG GACCAGTATCTGGATAAGTTCTTTGCACTTGTGCACGCTCTGGATGAGCACATGTTCCCAGTAAGGATTGGAGATATGCGGATTATGGAGAACAGCCTGGAAGCAGAGCTGAAGGGCAGCATAACAGCTCTGAGCTCCTCTCAGCTAGAACCAGTGGTGCGTTTCCTCCACCTGCTGCTTGACAAgctggtggtgctggtggtgcgGCCGCCCGTCATCGCTGGACAGATTG TAAATCTTGGCCAGGTGTCTTTTGAGGCAATGGCGTCCATTGTAAACCGTTTGCATAAATATTTGGACACCAGCCAGGACATGCACGGCCGGAACAGCCTTCTCTCTTCCTACATTTACTACGTCTTCCGTCTGCCCAACATGGACCCTAACTCTCCTTCCCCCG GTCCTGGAGGTCTGGGGGGCTCGGTGCATTACGCCACTATGGCTCGCTCTGCCATCAGACCAGCCAGCCTCAACCTGAACCGCTCCCGTAGCCTTAGCAACAGTAACCCTGACATTTCCGGCACTCCAACATCACCGGACGATGAAGTTCGTTCTATTATTGGCACTAAG GCCATGGAGCGCAGTGGCAATCGCATGTCATCGCACACTGAGAGCGCCAGTTTCTTGCAAACTTTAACAGGACGCTTGCCGACCAAAAAG CTCTTCCATGAGGAACTGGCACTGCAGTGGGTGGTGAGCAGTGGCAGTGTTAGAGAAGGAGCTCTTCAACAGGCCTGGTTCTTCTTTGAGCTCATG GTCAAGAGTATTATCCACCACTTGTATTTCACTGACCGTCTGGAGTCTCCCAGGAAGAACCGCTTTCCTGAGCGCTTCATGGATGACATCACGGCTCTGGTCAGCACCATTGCAGGGGACATCGTCTCGCGCTTCCAAAAG GATCTGGAGTTGGTGGAGAGGCTAAACACAAGCCTGGCCTTCTTCCTTAATGACCTGCTGTCTGTCATGGACAGGGGCTTTGTCTTCAGTCTCATTAAGACCTACTGGAAACAG GTGTCCACGAAGCTGTATGCTCTACAGAACCCCACCCTGGAGTCTCTGAGGCTCGACTTCCTCAGGATCGTGTGTAGCCATGAACACTACGTCACGCTGAACCTGCCCTGCAGTCTGCTCACTCCTCCAGCCTCGCCCTCTCCCTCAGTCTCGTCTGCCACATCACAG AGCTCTGGTTTCTCCACTCATGTACAAGACCAGAAGATTGCAAACATGTTTGAATTGTCGGTACCTTTTAGAGAGCAACACTACCTGGCTGGTTTGGTTTTAACAGAACTTGCCATTATTTTGGACCCGGAGGCTGAAGG gaTGTTTGGCCTGCATAAGAAAGTGATCAGTGTGGTCCATAACCTACTGTCCAGTCATGACTCGGACCCACGCTATGCTGACCCTGAGGTTAAAGCGAGGGTCGCCATGCTCTACCTACCTTTTATTGGCATTGTCATGGAGACCCTGCCCCAACTCTATGACTTTACAG AGTCTCATAACCAGTGGGGTCGTCTTGGGCTAGACGAACAGGAAACTGAGAGCAATAGCATGATCAGTCAGAGCGTAGCAATGGCAATAGCAGGGACCTCTGTGCCTCAGACGTCACGTCCCAGCAGCTTCCTGCTTAATCCACAA GCTACCCGTCAGCACGGTACCTTTTCCCCCGAGTCCAGTCGTAGTCTGCTCATCTGTCTGCTGTGGGTGCTGAAAAACGCAGACGAGCTGGTGCTGCAGAAATGGTTCACTGACCTGTCTGTGTCTCAGCTCAATCGCCTGCTGGACATGCTCTACCTCTGCGTCTCCTGTTTTGAGTACAAG GGTAAGAAGGCTTTTGAGCGCATGAACAGTCTGACCTTTAAGAAGTCTAAAGACATGAAGGCTAAGCTGGAGGAGGCCATCTTGGGCAGTATTGGAGCCAGGCAGGAGATGGTGCGACGCAGTCGAGGACAGTTAG AACGGAGTCCATCAGGCAGTGCTTTTGGCAGCCAAGAGAACCTGCGCTGGAGAAAAGACATGACGCACTGGCGCCAAAACAGTGAAAAAATGGACAA AACCAGGGCAGAGTTAGAACATGAGGCATTAATAGACGGCAATCTGGCAACCGAGGCCAACCTGATCATTCTTGACACTCTGGAGATCATCGTGCAG ACCGTATCTGTGACCGAGTCGAAGGAGAGCATCCTTGGAGGCGTCCTCAAAGTCTTGCTTCACAGTATGGCATGCAACCAGAGCGCCCTCTATCTTCAGCACTGCTTTGCTACACAGAGAGCTCTCGTCTCTAAG TTCCCAGAGCTGCTGTTTGAGGAAGAGACGGAGCAGTGTGCTGACTTGTGTCTGCGTCTGCTGAGGAACTGCAGCAGTAGCATCGGTACCATTAGGTCACATGCCAGCGCTTCACTTTACCTGCTAATGAGGCAGAACTTTGAGATTGGAAAT AACTTTGCCAGAGTGAAAATGCAGGTAACCATGTCTCTGTCGTCTCTGGTTGGCACATCTCAAAACTTTAACGAGGAGTTCCTGAGACGCTCACTCAAAACCATCCTGACATACGCTGAGGAGGACCTGGAGCTTCGAGAGACCACGTTCCCTGATCAG gttcAAGACTTGGTGTTTAACCTGCATATGATTTTGTCAGACACAGTAAAGATGAAGGAACATCAAGAGGATCCCGAGATGCTTATTGATCTGATGTACAG AATTGCCAAGGGGTATCAGACATCCCCGGATTTAAGGCTGACCTGGCTCCAGAACATGGCAGGAAAGCACTCCGAGAGGAATAACCATGCAGAGGCGGCTCAGTGTCTGGTGCACAGTGCCGCCCTGGTGGCTGAATATCTCAGCATGCTGGAGGATCGCAAGTACCTACCTGTGGGCTGTGTCACCTTCCAG AATATCTCTTCCAATGTACTGGAGGAGTCTGCTGTATCTGATGATGTCGTGTCTCCCGATGAGGAGGGTATTTGCTCAGGGAAATATTTCACAGAGGCTGGGCTGGTGGGGCTTTTGGAGCAGGCTGCCGCATCCTTCTCTATG GCTGGCATGTACGAGGCTGTGAATGAAGTCTACAAGGTGCTCATCCCTATTCATGAAGCTAACAGGGATGCCAAGAAGCTGGCCACTATTCATGGTAAACTGCAAGAGGCCTTTGGCAAAATAGTGCACCAG GATGGAAAGCGCATGTTTGGTACTTATTTCCGAGTTGGATTTTATGGTTCGAAATTTGGCGACTTGGACGAGCAGGAGTTTGTGTACAAAGAGCCGGCTATCACCAAGCTGGCTGAAATCTCACACCGGCTTGAG GGTTTCTATGGGGAGAGATTTGGGGAGGATCAAGTTGAAGTCATTAAGGACTCGAATCCAGTGGACAAATGTAAACTTGATCCAAATAAG GCTTTCGTTCAGATCACGTACGTGGAGCCGTACTTCGACACGTACGAGATGAAGGACCGCATCACATATTTCGACAAGAACTACAACCTGCGGCGCTTTGTTTACTGCACGCCGTTCACACTAGACGGCCGCGCACACGGAGATCTGCACGAGCAGTACAAACGCAAAACCATACTTACCACCAGCAACGCCTTTCCCTACATCAAAACCCGCATCAACATCATTCACAAGGAGGAG ATTATCTCCATGCCCATTGAGGTGGCCATTGAGGACATGCAGAAGAAGACACAGGAACTGGCCTTTGCCACACACCAGGATCCAGCTGATGCCAAGATGTTACAGATGGTCCTGCAGGGGTCTGTGGGCACCACAGTCAACCAG GGTCCACTCGAGGTGGCTCAGGTCTTCCTGTCTGAAATTCCAAGTGATCCTAAACTCTACAGACACCACAACAAGCTCAGACTCTGCTTTAAAGACTTTACCAAAAG GTGCGAAGACGCCCTCCGCAAAAACAAGAGTTTGATAGGTCCTGACCAAAAGGAATATCAGCGGGAACTGGAGAGAAATTACCACAGGCTGAAGGAAGCTCTGCAGCCGCTTATTAACAGGAAGATCCCGCAGCTCTACAAGCCTGTACTCCAGGTTAACTCTCACAG AGATTCCTTTAGCAGAATGAGCCTCCGCAAGCTTGATTTGTGA